The region ACGGTGGGAATCTTGGCCGCCTCCACCTGCTTTTTCACGGCCATGCCCGTGCCGGTGCGGGTGGGGCCGATCACCGCCTTCACCTTGTCCAGGTTCACGAACTTCTTGAAGGCCATCACCGCCTTGGTGGGCTGGCCCTCGGTGTCGGCCAACACCAGCTCGATGGGCCGCCCCTGGATGCCGCCCTTGGCGTTGATCTGGTCCACCACCATCAGGGCCACCAGCTTGGTGGGGGTGCCGATGGAGGCGGCGGGGCCGCTCTCGGCGAAGAAGGCCCCGATCTTGATGGGCTCTTTCTTGTCGGCCGCCGCGCCGGGGGCGGCCAGGGCCAGCAGGCCGCACAGGGCCAATACCAGCGCCATGCTCAAACGTCTCATCTCTCGTCCTCCCTTGCGGCCCCGCTCCCTAGCATGGCGGGGCCAAAATTTATTCCTCTTCGCGGCGGTCGAATATGCGCCGCGACTTGCGCTCGCTGCGCGGCAAAGACGCGTAGTCCACAATCTCCACCGCGGTGCTGACCATGATCTGCTGCTTCACCCGGCGGGCCACCTGCGAGGCCAGGCCCTCGTCATCGCCGCCGCCGCCCTCGGGGGCGCGCTCCACCCGGATCTCCATGTAGTCGCGGCCGTCGTCGCCCCGGGTGAGGATCACCTGATACTCCGAGCCCAGGCCGGGCACCCCGCTGAGCACGTGGTCGATCTGGCCGGGGTAGATGTTCACCGCCCGGAAGATGATCATGTCGTCGCTGCGCCCCAGGATGCGGTCGTGGCGCGGCAGGGGGTTGCCGCAGGCGCAGGGCTCGGGCAGCAGGCGGCAGAGGTCGCGCGTGCGGTAGCGGATCAGCGGGGCGGCCTCCTTGCGCAGGGTGGTCACCACCATCTCGCCCACCTCGCCCGGGCCGACCGGCTGCATGGTGCCCGGGTCGATGATCTCCAGAATATAGTAGTCAGCCCAGTAGTGGATGCCGTCATGGGCGCTGCACTCGATGCCCGTGCCCGGCCCGTATAGCTCGGTGAGACCGGGGATGTCGAACAGCTCCGCCCCCAGGGCCTGGCCGATGCGTTGGCGCATGGCCTGGCTGGTGCGCTCGGAGCCGTAGATCACCTTGTTCACCTTCACCTGGTCCTGGATGCCCCGGCGTTTCACCTCCTCGGCGATGAGCAGGGCCATGGAGGAGGTGCAGCAAAGCACCGAGGTCTGGAAGTCCACCAGGAACTGGCACTGCATCTCCAGGTTGCCCGGCCCCATGGGCAGGGCCAGGGCGCCGAAGCGCTCGCAGCCCGCCTGGAAGCCCACGCCGGCGGTCCAGATGCCGTAGCCCACCATGATCTGCACCCGGTCGGACCGGCTGAGGCCCGCCATCTCGTAGCAGCGGGCGAACATGGTGGCCCAGTCGTCGATGTCCTTGGCGGTGTAGGAGAGCACCTTGCGCTTGCCGGTGGTGCCGCTGGAGGCATGCACCCGGACCACGTCTTCCACGGGCACCGAGAGCAGGGGCAAGGGGTAGCCGTCCTTCAGGTCGTCGGCCGTGGTGAAGGGCAGCTTGCTCAGGTCGTCAAGGCTCTTTATGCTGCCGGGCTCCACGCCCGCCTCTTGCAGGCGGCCGCGATAAAAGTCGCAGCCCTGGTAGGCGTGGTCCACGGTCCATTGCAGGCCCCGGAGCTGGTGCTCGGCCAGGGCTTGTTCATCCTTATATGAAGGCATGAAGCTCATGCGGGCTCCTTAGTCATGTTTAGGCGCGGCCAGGCCCTGGGCCCGGCGGGGGCCCAGGAAGGCCTCGCGCAGCATCTCGTCGGCCAGAATCTCCTGGGGCGTGCCGCTCTGGCGGATGCGCCCGCCGGTGATGATGTAGCCCCGCGCGCTCACCGAAAGCGCGCCCAGGGCGTTCTGCTCCACCAGGAGCACCGAGCAGCCTTGGGCGGGCAGGCCGCGCACCACGGCCAGGATCTCGGCCGCCACCTGGGGGGCCAGGCCCAGGCTGGGCTCGTCCAAAAGCAACAGTCGGGGCCGGGCCATGAGCCCCCGGGCCATGGCCAGCATTTGTTGCTCCCCGCCGCTCAGGGTGCCGGCCGCCTGGTCCAGGCGGTCGGCCAATATCGGGAACATGCTCAGCGCCTGGTCCAAATCCCGGGCCACCTCTTTGGCCTGCCCGCGCCGCAGGCGCACGTAGGAGCCCAACTCCAGGTTCTCGCGCACGCTCAGGGGGCCGAAGAGCTGGCGCCCTTCGGGCACCTGCACCACCCCGGCGGCCACCACCGCCGAGGGCGAGGCCCCGCTGATCTGGCGGCCGTCCAGGGTCACCCGGCCGGAGCTGGGCCGTAGCAAACCGGAGATGATGCCCAGAAGGGTGCTCTTGCCCGCGCCGTTCATGCCCAGCAGGCTCACCACCTCGCCCGCGCCCACCTGAAAGCTCACCTCGCTGAGCACCGGCTGGCGGCCGAAGGCAAAGGATATGGACTCGACCCTAAGCAAGCAGCCCGAACTCCTCTCCCCCGCCCAGATAGGTGCGGATCACCTCGGGGTCTTGCTGTATCTCCTCGGGCGGACCCTGGGCGATGAGCTTGCCGCCGCTGAGCACCGCCACCTGATCGGAGATGCGCATGACCAGGGACATGTCGTGCTCCACCAGGACCACGCCGATGCCCTGCTCCTTGATCTTCACGATAAGCTCGCCCAGGGCCTCGGTCTCGGCCGGGTTCAGGCCGGCCACCGGCTCGTCTAAAAGCATCATTTTGGGCCGCGCGGCCAGGGCCCGGGCCAGCTCCAGGCGTTTCTGGTCGCCATAGGCCAGCTCCTCGGCGGGCTGGTCGGCCAGGGCCTCCAGGCCGAAGAAGGCGAGCATCTCGTCGGCTCGCGCCTTGATCTTGGCCTCTTCCCGGCGCAGGTAGGGCAGGCGCAGCATGGCCGCCGCGAAGCCGCCTCGGCTGGTCGCGTGCAGGCCCACCATCACGTTTTCCCGCACGTTCATCAGGCCGAAGACCTGCAAGTTCTGAAAGGTGCGGGTCAGGCCGCGCCTCGCCAGCTTGTGCCCGGCCATGCCCAACACGCCGCGCCCCTCGAAGCTCACCGTGCCGGTGTCCGGGTTGACCACCCCGCTCACGCAGTTGATGGCCGTGGTCTTGCCCGCCCCGTTGGGGCCGATGAGCGCGGTGACGCTCCCGGCGGGCGCGGCCAGGCTGAAGTCTTCCAAAGCCTGCAAGCCGCCGAAGCGGATGGACAGGCCCTTTATGTCCAGGAGAGCGCCCATCTAAAAGGCCCTCCCCCCGGGGCGCACCCGCTTGCCCTCCAGCCAACCCACCACGCCCTGGGGCAGGAAGATCAGGAGCACCAAGAGGATGCCGCCGAAGATGATGTCCTTGTACTCCTCCACCACGGCCAAAAGCTGGGGCAGCGGGGTGATGAGCCCGGCGCCGAACAGGCCGCCCCACAGGCTGCCCATGCCCCCGATGATGCACATGGTGACCAGCTCGACGGACTTGAAGATGTCGAAGGTCTTGGGGGTGATGATGCCGTAGTAGTGGGCGTAGAGGCTGCCGGCCACCGAGGCGTACACCGCGCTGACCACGAAGACCTTGACCTTGTAGGCCTCGATGGGCACGCCGGAGGCCGCCGCGGCCAGGGGCGATTCGTGCAAAGCCTTGAGCCCCCGCCCCACCCGGGAGTGCACCAGGTTGCGGGCCAGGCCCAGCCCCACCAGCACCGCGCCCCACACCAGCCAATAAAAGGACTGGTCCGTGACGATGGCGTGGCCGAAGAAGCTCAGCGAGGGAATGCCGCTGTACCCGCTGGGCCCGCCGGTGATGTCGTCCAGCTGCACCATGAGCACGCTGACGATGAGGTTGAAGCCCAGGGTGGCCATGACCAGATAGTTGCCCTTGAGGCGCAGGGTGGGCACCCCGATGATGGTGGCCACCACCGCCACCACCGCCGCCGCAAAGACCAGGGTCAGCCAGGGCTCCCAGCCATAGGAGCCGGTGAGGATGCCCGAGATGTAGGCCCCCAGGCCGAAGAAGGCGGCGTGGCCCAGGCTGATGTGCCCCGCGTAGCCGATGAGCAAATTCAGGCCGATGACCACCAGCACGTTGAGGGCCACCACGTTGAGCACGTTGAGGTAATAGGGGTTGGTCACCGCCAGGGGCAGCAGGGCCAACAAGAGGGCCAGCCCGCCCAGCCCGGCGTAAAAGCGTTTGCCCGAGCGGCTCATACCCGCTCCCCGCTTTTGACGCCCATGAGCCCGCCGGGGCGCAGGAACAAGACCAGGAGCAGCACCACAAAGGCCACCGCGTCCTTGTACACGCTGGAGATGAGCCCGGCGCTGAGGCTTTCGATGAGCCCCAGTACCAGCCCGCCCAGGATGGCCCCCACGAAGCTGCCGTAGCCGCCCAGCACCGCGGCAGCAAAGCCCTTGAGCCCCATAATCACGCCCACTTCATAAGAAAGGCTGGTGATTGGGGTGATGAGCACCCCGGCCAGGGCGCCCAGGCCGCCGGCCAGGCCGAAGGAGTACATGGTCATGCGGTTGGCGTCGATGCCCATGAGCGCGGCGGCCGAGGGGTTGATGGAGGTGGCCCGCATGGCCTTGCCGGTGAGGGTGCGGTTGAAGAACCACAGCAGGGCCACGATCGCTGCCAGGGTCATGCCTAAGACCCACAGGTTCTGCGGGGTCAGGGTGGCGCCCAACACGCGCAACGGCACCTCGGGGCTCAGCGGAGGCAGGGCCAGAGCGTCCTTGCCCCACAAGTGCTTGAAGATGCCGCGCATCAGAATGGACGCGGCGATGGTGATGAAGATGAGCACCATCACCTGGCGGCTCTTGGCCGGGCGGATAGCCAGGCGCTCCATCATGGCTCCCACCAGGGCCACCGAGACCACCGCGCAGGGGAAGGCCAGGATCATGGGCAGGCCCACCCCGGTGAGGAAGGTGTAGGTCATCAGGCCGCCCAGGGAGAGGAAGTCGCCCTGGGCGAAGTTGACGATGCGGGTGGCGTTGTAGATCAGGCAAAAGCCCAGGGCCACCAGGGCGTACACCGCCCCGGTGGTCAGCCCGCTGACCACGTACTGCGCTATCTGGTCGCCGAAGCTCAAACCCGTCCAACCTCGCCTGAAAAAAGTCCGCCCGGCCCAGAGGGGAACCGGGGTTTCTGCATACAGTATACGACCCTCAGGGTATACCTAGCCAAGCCCGCCTTGTCAATGAATGCCTAGGCGTTAGGCATTGCTTGACATGGGGGCATATACCTTTTCATGATGGGGCAAAGCCTACGGCCGCTAAGCGCCGGGGCGTAAGGAGGTTGTAGAGAATGAGCGACAGTGCTAGCCAGACCGGCGGCATTCTGCCCCGGAGCATTGAAGAGATCAAGCAGCACCGCGGCGGCCTCATGGCCACGGGCATCATCTCCCTTATCCTGGGCAGCCTGGCCATCCTGGCTCCCCTGGCCGCCACCATGGCGGTCACCTTGCTCATCGGGGCGGTGATCCTGCTGCAGGGCGTGATCCAGCTCATCCACTCCTTCCGGTCCAAGGGCTGGAGCGCCTTTGCCTGGAACCTGCTGGTGGGCATCGTCTATGTCATCGCCGGCGGGCTCATCCTGGCCCGGCCGCTCCTGGGCGCGGTCACCATAACCCTGGTGCTGGCCATCTTCTTCCTGGTGGAGGGCGTGGTCAAGCTGGGCCTGGCCTTCAAGGTGAAGCCGGCCCCCAACTGGAAGTGGATTCTGTTCAGCGGAATCATGGGCGTGGTGCTGGGCCTGATCATCCTCTCGGGCTGGCCCGGCGACACCCTGTGGGTGCTGGGCCTGTTCCTGGGCATAGACCTCATCTTCGGCGGCTGGGCCATGATCATGCTGGCCGCGGGGGCCAAACAGGCGCAGGCCTAAGCTTCTTCGCCGCCATCCAGCGAGCTCTTGCGCTGGGTGGTGGTGTAGACGCTGATGATGTCGCGGTGGCTGAGGATGCCCACCAGCCGCCGGTCGTCCGGCCCGGCCACCACCGGCAGGGTGGCGTAGTCCTTCGCCGAAATCTTGCGTAGCGCCGCGTCCAGGGTGTCCAAGGGGGTCACGGTCTGCACCTCGCGG is a window of Desulfarculaceae bacterium DNA encoding:
- a CDS encoding ABC transporter ATP-binding protein, yielding MGALLDIKGLSIRFGGLQALEDFSLAAPAGSVTALIGPNGAGKTTAINCVSGVVNPDTGTVSFEGRGVLGMAGHKLARRGLTRTFQNLQVFGLMNVRENVMVGLHATSRGGFAAAMLRLPYLRREEAKIKARADEMLAFFGLEALADQPAEELAYGDQKRLELARALAARPKMMLLDEPVAGLNPAETEALGELIVKIKEQGIGVVLVEHDMSLVMRISDQVAVLSGGKLIAQGPPEEIQQDPEVIRTYLGGGEEFGLLA
- a CDS encoding phenylacetate--CoA ligase, with amino-acid sequence MPSYKDEQALAEHQLRGLQWTVDHAYQGCDFYRGRLQEAGVEPGSIKSLDDLSKLPFTTADDLKDGYPLPLLSVPVEDVVRVHASSGTTGKRKVLSYTAKDIDDWATMFARCYEMAGLSRSDRVQIMVGYGIWTAGVGFQAGCERFGALALPMGPGNLEMQCQFLVDFQTSVLCCTSSMALLIAEEVKRRGIQDQVKVNKVIYGSERTSQAMRQRIGQALGAELFDIPGLTELYGPGTGIECSAHDGIHYWADYYILEIIDPGTMQPVGPGEVGEMVVTTLRKEAAPLIRYRTRDLCRLLPEPCACGNPLPRHDRILGRSDDMIIFRAVNIYPGQIDHVLSGVPGLGSEYQVILTRGDDGRDYMEIRVERAPEGGGGDDEGLASQVARRVKQQIMVSTAVEIVDYASLPRSERKSRRIFDRREEE
- a CDS encoding HdeD family acid-resistance protein, coding for MSDSASQTGGILPRSIEEIKQHRGGLMATGIISLILGSLAILAPLAATMAVTLLIGAVILLQGVIQLIHSFRSKGWSAFAWNLLVGIVYVIAGGLILARPLLGAVTITLVLAIFFLVEGVVKLGLAFKVKPAPNWKWILFSGIMGVVLGLIILSGWPGDTLWVLGLFLGIDLIFGGWAMIMLAAGAKQAQA
- a CDS encoding branched-chain amino acid ABC transporter permease, encoding MSRSGKRFYAGLGGLALLLALLPLAVTNPYYLNVLNVVALNVLVVIGLNLLIGYAGHISLGHAAFFGLGAYISGILTGSYGWEPWLTLVFAAAVVAVVATIIGVPTLRLKGNYLVMATLGFNLIVSVLMVQLDDITGGPSGYSGIPSLSFFGHAIVTDQSFYWLVWGAVLVGLGLARNLVHSRVGRGLKALHESPLAAAASGVPIEAYKVKVFVVSAVYASVAGSLYAHYYGIITPKTFDIFKSVELVTMCIIGGMGSLWGGLFGAGLITPLPQLLAVVEEYKDIIFGGILLVLLIFLPQGVVGWLEGKRVRPGGRAF
- a CDS encoding branched-chain amino acid ABC transporter permease, which codes for MSFGDQIAQYVVSGLTTGAVYALVALGFCLIYNATRIVNFAQGDFLSLGGLMTYTFLTGVGLPMILAFPCAVVSVALVGAMMERLAIRPAKSRQVMVLIFITIAASILMRGIFKHLWGKDALALPPLSPEVPLRVLGATLTPQNLWVLGMTLAAIVALLWFFNRTLTGKAMRATSINPSAAALMGIDANRMTMYSFGLAGGLGALAGVLITPITSLSYEVGVIMGLKGFAAAVLGGYGSFVGAILGGLVLGLIESLSAGLISSVYKDAVAFVVLLLVLFLRPGGLMGVKSGERV
- a CDS encoding ABC transporter ATP-binding protein; this translates as MLRVESISFAFGRQPVLSEVSFQVGAGEVVSLLGMNGAGKSTLLGIISGLLRPSSGRVTLDGRQISGASPSAVVAAGVVQVPEGRQLFGPLSVRENLELGSYVRLRRGQAKEVARDLDQALSMFPILADRLDQAAGTLSGGEQQMLAMARGLMARPRLLLLDEPSLGLAPQVAAEILAVVRGLPAQGCSVLLVEQNALGALSVSARGYIITGGRIRQSGTPQEILADEMLREAFLGPRRAQGLAAPKHD